In Polyangiaceae bacterium, the genomic window TTCTCGTCCGGGAGCCAGGTGAATGGCAGCTCCTGCGAGTTGCCCGCCACCAGGTTCGAGAATGCATCATCGCGTGCATTCCCGAACACGCATGTCGCATACCCGGGAGCCTTGGTCACTTGCCGTAGGACGGCAGCAATCGTCGCGCCGTTCGACAGACTCACGATCCGCCGCGGGATGAACCAGTGGGACTCGGTCTCGACCCCCACCTCAATCTGGAGAAACGCAACCGGCCCCTCGGGCAGGAGTGGGGTGCTGAGCGTCGGGTAGCTCACCTTGCCGAACCCGGCGGTCACGTCCATCTGCGCGCAACCGGGTCCGCAAGCCTCCCATGTGAGCGAGGGGAACTTCAGCAGCGCGGAGACCCCTTCGAACACCGCGCACTTCGGAGCCCATGCCCCATTGCCCGGCGCCGGCTTCCAGATAATCGGATCCGCAAGCCAGGCGTGCTCTGCTGGCAGGCCGGAATCGGACAAGCTGACCTCGAACGGCGCGTCGGCCGGCGCATCCTTGGCATCGACGGGAGCGTGCTTCGCATCGTCCGCTGCGCCATCACCGCCACCGGTTCCACCACCGTCCCATGGGTGCCGATACTCTTCGTCGCCACCCCTCGCGCAGGCGCCAAAGGACCACGCGATACCGGCTGCGACCACCACCGAGAGGACGACGATGCGGGACCTCACAGGGCTCCGATCGGTGGGCACCAGCCGAAGAGACCGCTGGTCACCGTGACGTACTCGACCGACCCGTTCTTGCTCACCGCAACGATCGGATCGCGGTTGCCCATGGTCGGCTCGCCGACCAGCCTGCCTTGCCTGGTGTGGACACCGGTGAGCGAAATGCTGCTGTCACCCACGCTGAAACGCCAGATGCGCAGCGTCTTCTTGGCCCCGCCATACACCAGTAGCCCTTGATCCGACCACTGGATCCACAAACGGTCGTGGAGCTTCAAGTACGGAAGCTCGAGGAGGATCTTGCTCGCGCCGCCATGGACGTCGATGGAGAGGAGCCGCACGCGGTCGAGCTTCGAAGCGCCCAACCGGTCGTCGTCCAGATCGAGCACGAACAACCGGTGGCGTTCCTGGTCCCACGCGGTGCTGAGCACGCGGGTGGACGGGCGCTCCTTTAGGTTCGGGGCGACGGAGGACCAGGTCCCGGAAGCGAGATCGTAGCGCAGCACGCTCCGCGCCGGCGCTCCGGTGATTGAATCCACGCCGCCGGCCACGTACACGGCTTCTTCCACCCCGCTCAGGACCGCCCCGAAAGCCCGGCGCGCGCGAACGCTCGGCGCGGGTTCGGAAGCGGCGCCCAGCTGCTCGGCAGGTCCGCCGCGCCGTTCCAGGCTCAAGCCGGAGGCGCCCCGGACCACCGTGGCGACGCGCGCGTCGGTGAGGTCACGCGGAAACACCACCGCTTGAACCGCTCCGCGACCGCTCAGCCGGCGGACCCTCTCGCTCGGTTCGGCGGGTGCGAGCCACATGAGGCTCGAGTCGGAGATCAGACTCCGAACGTCCGCCGCCAATGACGTCGTGATGTCGATTCCGGCGCTGGGCAGCGTCCGGGCGAGGATGTTCCCCGCGACCATCTGGATCAGCGTGGGCTGCACCAACTCGTTTCCGAAGTCGAAGAGAGCCGGGTCCTTCAGGTAGAGATCCGGGTTCACCCAAGTGAGGCACGGCAGCGACGGGCAACCCGCGTCGTCCGAGCCGCCGATGGGGAGCAAGGGCTTGATGGCCAGGGCCGGGGTGGTCACGAGCTCGAAGGCGTCGCGCAGGTCGCCCGCGAGGTCGCGGCCACCCACTATCGGGCCGGCGGTCGTGGAGAAGAAGGCCCCATGAGTGGAGCACGACGTCAGCGCGGCAGTGCAAACGCCGTGTCCTTCCACCGCGCCCGCGGACAAGTCCTGGCGCCACGCCCAGAAGCGCTCGAAGTCCAGCGCTACGCCTCGCGAGAACGTCACGGGCGAGGTGAATCCCGAGCCCGAGAGGATGTTGGTTCCGGTCGCCGTGGTCATGCGCGGCTCGTTCCAACGGGGGGCACTCTCGGGATTCGACCAGGTGCACTGCTTGCCGTCTCCCACGCACTCGAGGAGAGAGAGCGGCTCGTCTGAAGCGTCGTCGAAACACGTGCAATGACGATAGCCGATCGCTTGGCTCGTGTTGAACGCCCCGTCCGCATCCGTTTTTTGAGGGAATGAGAGCGTCACCGAACCCTGCGGAACCACCTGGCCGCTCACACCCGGCTGGTCGACTTGGCAGAGGCAATGCGCCGCAGTCAGAATTCGGTCACGCGCGACGAGCGTGCCGGAACACACGCTCTGCTTGTTGATTCCCAGGAAGGCGACCGTCGACACGATGCCCGACGTGGCCGTCATGTCGGGGTAAACGCCAGCGCCGTAGAGTGCGTCCTGTGAACGCGCTGAGTGCGGCGGCGCCCCGGCCACATCACAACCTCCGAGCGCTATTGGCTTTGTCGCAAAACCCGCGCCATGTCTCGATTTCTCGGGCAGATAAGCTCTGCACATAAAACATCGTGCTTGACGATGTCTTCGGCATGGGTTAGTCCATGCCCGTGCCCCTTATCACGCTCAAGGACGGAACCCAGGTTTCCCTTACTGTCACCGAGTTGGCCGAATACAACGCTCTTTTATCCAGCGCAGGCAAACCAGCAAGAAAACAGCGTCGTCGGGAAACTCTGCCTGGTCAGGATTCCGAACCCGATAGTAGATCGCCAGTTGAAATGTTCTTCTCATTTATATCTGGTGACCAAGACAAGAAAAGGCGGCAGCGAAAAATCCTTTGCATCGTTTTTGGCCGCGGTGAAAAAGGTATCACGCTCGAAGAACTGAGCATCGCAATTGGTGATGGCGGAGGTAATGCGGGTCGCAACAAAACCTCCGGGACAATTGCTGGCATTACCAAGAACGCCAAGAAGTCGCGGCTCGATGTTTACGACGTGATCTTCAAGGATCGCGACGATATCTACCGAGCAGGAAAAGTCCTTCAGGAGAACAAACCACCGGAACCGTGATTGTGAGTTCCAGATAAGTTTTCGCCCCCAGCAGCCTGTGAGAAAAGAGCTTTTCACGCCTCAGGCAGCTCGGGAGTAGTCTATTTCCGAGATGGAAGGCGTGCAAGCTCTTTTTTCCGGCATGGAGAAAAGAGCATGGATATCGCCCGATTACATCATGCGCGCTTCGTCGCTCCGCTGCTGGACAAGCTCAGACGGTGGCACTTTGCCCGCGCCCTCGCTCATTTTGCACGTGTTTTTTTCCGGGGCTTGCCCTGAAGCGGCTTGTTCCAGTACGGGCTCTTGCACTTCGGGCAGACCATCGGCAGGTCTTTTCCGTAGGTCTTTCCGGACCTTGGAAGCCACTGGTGGCCACACCTCTCGCACCGGTAGCCGTCGAGCTTGACCAGGGCCATGGCTCACTCATCGCCGAGTCTGTCATGGGCGTCAAGTGTTTAGCTTACCTTGCAGGGTATTCCTTTTAGGTATACACTAAAAGGTATGGCCAACCTGCGACAAGACGACGTGCTTTCCGGCGACGCGATGACGCCGCTCCAGGCCGCCCTCCGTCTTTCCCTGATCCATGTCGAGATGCTCCAGCTCGCGGCGACGCTTGAGCCAGAGCAAGCCAGGGTCGTTCGCTACTCGGCCAACGTGCTCGCGCTGCTGAAGCGGTTGCCAATGGGCAGCACCGCAGCCGACGTGCTTGGAGTGAGTACTTCGTCCTGCGACTCGCGCGTGGTGCGCCTCTTCGAGCGTGAGCCGGGGCCAAAGGGTGTGTCATGAGCGCGGAGCGCCGACTCGCCAAGGCTCACCTGATCGCGAACAGGGGTGGGCTACTCGATGTGGGTGAAGGCGTGTGGATCGTCCCATCGCAATCGAAGGCGAAGGGCGGCTACATGGTCAACACGGCGCAAGGCACCTGTACCTGCGCTGACTTCGAAGATTGGGGTGCCGACTGCAAGCACATCCTTGCGGTCCGTCTTTTCCAGTCTCTCCAGCATCACGTTCAACCCCATGCAAGCACCGACATCATGCGGCCGAGCTATCCACAAGATTGGCCGGCGTACAACGAGGCCCAGACCAAGGAGAAGGAATACTTCCACATCCTGCTCCGCGATCTCTGCGCCGGTGTCGTCAGCCCGCCACAGAACCGAGGCCGCCCTCGCCTCGGTCTCGGCGACGTGGTGCACGCGGCGACGACCAAGGTGTACACGACCATGAGCGGCCGGCGCGCGAGTACGGATGTTCGCGAGTGCCAGAAGAACGGGTTCATCGACGACGCTCCGCACCACAACTCGATCAGCCACTATCTGACGATGCCGGCGCTGACGCCGGTGCTCACCGCGCTCGTCAGGGAGACCGCGCTGCCATTGGTGTCCGTGGAGTCGCAGTTCGCTATCGACTCCACCGGATTCGGCACCAGCGTTTACGACCGCTGGTACGGCCATGACTACGGGGAGGAGCGCCGCAAGCGCTGGCTGAAGGCACACGCCATGGTCGGCACGATCACGAACGTGGTCACGGCCATACGGGTCACGATGGGCAGCGTCGGTGATTCAACGCAACTGGCGGGCCTGGTGGCCAGCACCGCAGAGAATTTCGATATGCACGAAGTCTCCGCTGACAAGGGCTACTTGAGCGAGCCCAATCTTGTGGCAATTGAAGCTCACGGCGCTGCACCGTTCATCCCGTTCAAGAAGAACGCTGTGTCGAACCTGCCGCGAACGGAGACGTGGAGGAAGCTATGGCACTTGTTCTGGTACAAGCGCGACGAATTCCTGAAGCACTACCACCGCCGTTCGAACGTGGAGGCCACCTTCGGAATGATCAAGAAGAAGTTCGGTGGCTCGCTGCGTTCGAAGAAGTTTCAGAGCCAAGTCAACGAAGTTCTGTGCAAGTTCCTCTGCCACAACATCGTCGTCTTGATCCACGAGATGCACGAGCTTGGGATACATCCTGAGTTCTGGCAGCCGAGCGAAGGTGGCCGTGTCCTTCACTGACGCGGCGACCAGCGCGGGGGCCGGCGCACGACCGAGGCACCCGATCTTTGACAAGCTCCAGCTCTCCAAGTCCCGCTTCACGGCGGGACTCCAGTGCCACAAGCGGCTCTGGCTGGAAGTCCACGAGCCCGACGCGCCCGAGTTGACGCGCACGCCGGCCGAGCAGGCCATCCTCGATCGCGGGATTCGCGTCGGCGAGGTGGCGCGGGGCCACGTTCCCGGCGGCGTCTTGATCGACGCGCCGCATCGCGATCGAGCGCGCCGCGTGCGCGAAACCAAGCGCGCCGTCAAGTCCGGCGCTCAGGTGCTCTACGAGGCCGCCTTCTTTGAGGGCGGAATCTTCGTCGCGACGGACATTCTGGAGCACGACGGCGGAGGCTGGACGCTCGCAGAGGTCAAGTCCACCACGAAGGTGAAGGCTGCGCACATTCCCGACGCCGCCGTCCAACGCTACGTGCTTGAACGCGCCGGCCTGTGTGTGAGGCGCGTCGAGATCATGCACTTGAACCGCGAGTGCCAATTCCCGAACCTGTCGAACCTCTTCGTGCGAAGTGACGTGACCCACGAGACTGAACTGGCTCTGCCTTCGATCCCTGGAGAGGCCAAACGCCAGCTCAAGGTGCTTCACGGGCCCTGCCCGAACGTGCCCGCGGGTGAGCACTGCCACGAACCGTACGAGTGCCCCTTCCTGCCCCGCTGCGCGCCGCCGCTGCCGAACCATCACGTGAGCACGCTCCACCGAATTCGCCGAACCAAAGTGGCGGAGTTGGTGCAGCAAGGGTGCCACACAATCTTTGACCTCCCCGGCGGCCTCGTGCTCAGCGCCGTGACCGAGCGTCAGCGCAAGGCCGTGGTGGCCGGCAGGATGATCGTGGAGCCGGGGCTCGGGGCGGCGCTCGCCGCGCTCGAGCCCCCGGTCGCCTACCTCGACTTCGAAACCGTCGCGCTGGCCATTCCGGTGTGGAAAGGCTGCCGACCGTACGATGCCGTGCCGGTGCAGTTCAGCGTCCACTTCGAGGACGGCCAACACCACGAGTGGATCGCTGATGGGCCCGCCGACCCGCGAGAGAAACTCGCGGCGGCCCTGGTACACGCCGTGCGCGGCGCGAAGAGGATCGCGGCGTACAACTCGCCGTTCGAGCGGCGCTGCATCGAGCATCTGCGAGACAACCTTCCGCGCACCGCCAAGGCCCTCGAAGGCGTAATCGCGCGGCTGGTGGACGTGCTGCCGATTGTCCGGGACCACGTGTACCATCCGGACTTCGGTGGAAGCTTCTCCCTCAAGCGCGTCTTTCCGGCACTGCTCGGACGAGATGGCTACGCCGAACTCGAAATTGCGGATGGCGGTACAGCGAGCGTAGAACTAGAGCGGCTGATGTTCGACCTTGAGCTGACCGAAAGCAGCCGCAGCAAAGCGAAGGCGTCCCTCTTGGAGTATTGCTCGCTGGATGCGATGCCCCTTGTTGACCTCGTGGAGTGCCTCCGCGCCCTGGGCGGTCCCGTGGGCATTCCGCCGCATATCGATCATGGGCAACAAGAGAAAGAGTAGGGCGAACTCGGCGGAGTTGACGGACTCAGCGGTACTGGCCGCTCTCACAAGCATGCTTCGCGTCCGCATTCCCACGATGGGCGGGGCTCTGGGGGAACCAGAACTTGCGGAGCATCTCAGTACCCAGCTCCACCTGGACGAAGGCACTGGAGAGCGAGCGTACTGGCATGCTGGCTACGTATCGGCGATGCGGGACATGCTGCGGATGATCGAGCATCGGGTGGACGAGTATCCCATGACGGATGGCGACACTCACCCGTCGTCTTCGTCTTGATCTCCTGAAAAACAGGCGTCGCTAACGGGGCACCTATACTTCTTCCCAGCCGGACGAGGCGGGTGCGCATCATTGTCTGGGGGCTCGAAGTCATGAAAGATCCTACACTCGCGCTCGTAGGATTCTTTCACCGGGCTGAAGTAGTCGAACTTGAAGTGGGTAGACTTCAGTTTTGACTTGTCGTTGTCGTGCTGGTGAAGACGGCCGCGGACGCCCTCGGCATGATTATCCGAACGGCCAACGTATCTCACGATGAACTTGCCATCGTCATCTGCCAAGAACGTACACGCCGATGCAAGTGCCCTCTTTCACGTGCAAGTCGATCTCGGCTCTCGGGAATGGCCCGCGTTTGAGGCCAGTTGATGGCATGGTCCGCACTACCTTTCGCCGCAATCAGGATCGAACTCATCGCGCAGCTGGTGTTCGACCACGCGCCGCCCGGCCTTCTTCTTCCCCGGCGTCCACACCACCTGAACGCGGACGGCCCCAACGGCGTTCTCACTCCAGCACGCACGTCGCTCGTGGGTCCTGATACGCTGGCCGACCTTGGCGGACTCGCCCACGTCGAGCACGTTGCCTTCCTCGTCGTGGACGATGTACACGCCGGATCGCTTCGGGATGTACCGGTTTGGCAAAGAGAAGTTTCGTTTCTTTGGCATGGTGGCCTCGCCACGACAAAATGCTGACGCGCGATAGCGACCCAGTCAAGGTGGCAGCCTCACCGACGACGCGATGATCCGCGTGCTGGGGGCCGACCGCGGGGAACGGCGCGTGACACAGGATCATCCAGCAAGTCCCTGGTGAGCACGCCGAGCAGCCGCGCGAGCCGCACCATCGTCTTGAGCGTCAGGTTCTGCTTGCCGCGCTCCATCGCCTGAAAGTTCCGTAACGCGATGCCGAGCTTCTCCGCGGCCTGCTCCTGCGTCCACCCGCGCCGCATTCGGAACTCGCGGATCTTGCGCCCCACGTCGCGGATGACCTGGCTTGGCTTCTCCACGCCGCCACGGTCGTTTCCCGTGGTCCCTCGAAACAGGATGGTATACCATCTCCTTCGATCCGGAGGAGGCGTAAGCCGTGCTCACCCGAGTACCCTGCCTGGTTCTTTCCGCCACCATCGTCTGCGCCGCTGCCTGCGCGCCCTACGAGACGCAAACCGTCCAGAACAACCCGCGCCCCGATCCATCACGCCAGGCCCAGGCGCAGCATGAGCAGAAGCCCGGCGACCTGACCGGCGAGGCCAAGGTGTCGGGAAACTCCGTCAACGTGCTCGTCCAGAAGACCACGCTGTGCCGCGACGTGACCACAACACCCATGGTCGCGGACACCACCGCCAAGAAGAAGCTCACGAGCGTCGGGCGGGGCACGCAGTACTTGCTCGTCGGGGGGGCGGTCGTGCTCGCAGGCGTCGGCGCGTACATGGTTGGCGGCCCGTGCAAGAAGACGGACACCGACGCAGCCGGCAAAGATGTGGAGCGCGACTGCACGTCCCAAGAGGCCAAGGATCAGAAGAACGGCGGCGTCGGACTAGTCGTCGTCGGCGGTGCGGCTGGGGCGATGTTCGTTGTCAACGTGTTCCGCAGCCAGGACACGCAAGAAGTGGGGCCGACGCAGCCCTGGCGCACGGAGACACCCTGGAAGCAGTGCGAGACAGCGGCAGCAGCGAAAGTCACCGTGACGCTTTCGCTCCGAGGCGCGCAGCGGACGGCGCTGACGGAGCAAGACGGCATCGCACGCTTCGATCTTGCCGGTGAGGAACCGCCACGCGGGATCGACGAGACTCCGATCACTGACGCGCGCGTAGGCAACGTGAAAGTGGCAGACGTTGATCTGTCCCGCCTGGATGTGTTCCCCCAGTGGAAGGAGCAGCTGCGCTCGGAACGCGCCGCGCGCGAGGAGAAAACTCGGCTCGAAGAGGAGAAGCGCGCCGCAGAAGAAGCGGCGCTCCGCGAGAAGCTGAAGGAGCAAGCCGACCAGTGCAAGGCCGGTGACGCGCAAGCCTGTTACGCTCTGGGGCAGCGGTCGAGCAACGCGGCCTGGTTCAAGAAAGCCTGCGAGCTGAACTACCAGGCAGGCTGCATCGCCTACCAGAAGGCGCTGGACGACAAGCGCGAGGCAGAAGCTCGTCGCCGAGCACGGGAAGCACAGAAGGCATTGTCCGACGCGGCGAGCGACCCCTGGCTGCGGGCGCGACGGAGCGTGCTCGTGCAGTGTCTGCTCGACAACGGCGGAACCGCGATGGCCGAGGGCCTCTGCAAGCAGCTGCTGGAAACGAAGCTCAAGCCGCTGGTGGAGCGCAGCTGCATCGAGCTGTGCAAGGGCGACAAGATGGGCGACTGCGACCGGCGATGCACTCGGCGCTGACGGGCGGGGACTTCGGGCTGGCGGAGAGAAAAGGCGGGGGTCAGAATCCGGGCTGACACGAGCCCGCCGCCGTACAGCCCTTTTTGATCAAGCAGCAAATTAGTCCTGGCGGGCAACCTCCAGGGATTGCAAAGCAGTCGCATGTCTTGCTTGCCCCCGAAGTGAGGCATCCGCCGTTGCAAGGCGCGCCTCCGCAGCAGGTAGTAACGGCTCCGGGCCCCGGCTCTGGCGCGCACCATTGGTCTTCGCCAGCGTCGAGGTATGGGTTCGGGCTCATGTAGTCGATGCTCGAATCCGGAATGATGATTCCTCCTCCACCGCCACCCCAGCCGCTGGAGTCTGGAGACGAGCCACCGGACCCGGCTGTTCCGCCGTTTGCGCTGCCGCCTGTCCCCGCGCCAGTCCCGCCGGAGCTACTTGTGTGATCGTCGTTCGACGATTCTCCGCCGCACATGACCAGCAACACGAGCGTGGCAACGCCGGTGCTTACGAACTTCAGTTCCCGCATAGCTTCTCGCTCGCGCAGACGCTGCCGCAACAAACCGTGGGAACCCAGCAGCCACCGCTGATCGCGCCGCAGTAGCACTCGCCGGTCTTGGGATTGCACTGCCCACGACAGAGCTTGCCATTGCAGCACGCGTGAATGCCCTTCACAGGGTAGTCGCAAGACTCCGGATCGATCACCTGGGCGTCGCCATCAACGTCCGCTTGCGCATCTGCATCGGCGTGACCGGCGTCCAGCACGCCGCCCATTCCGCCCGATTGTGCGCTCCCTTCCATCGCGTCACTGACTACTCCGCCAGCGCCACCGTGGCCCATGCCGCCTCCGCCGAGAGAGGAGTCAGTCGTCGAGTGCCCGGCGCACGCTGCCAAGATTCCGGCGATAGCTGTCAAGGCCGCTCTCACGGGAAGACCGTGGCATTCACATGTACGGACTCGGCGGTGAATGCCTTCTGGTCGGCCGGGTTGCAGCCGTCATACGATTGCGTGAACGCCGTTACGAACAGCGCACGACCAAACGTGTCGCGATCAACGGCTTGTAGGTCATCGTAGTCGCCCCAATAGAACGTCGTCGTGGTGGGACACGCCTCTCGGCTGGGCACGGCGGTCAGTGGGGTCAGCGGCGCGGTAGGCGAATCGAGCACGGCGCGAAGGACTGCGACGGTTCCGCCTGGATCAAACTGCGTCGTCTGGTACTGTATGCCCCAACGTTCCCCGAAGCCCGGTTCGTTGGGTTCAACACGGATGAGAGGGTTGAATCTATCGGCGACCGGCCCGGGCGGAGACGTGCCCCACGCGTAGGCGACCTGGCACCCGGTCAACTCTGGCGTGCATGAAACGATGCGAAGCGACAGGTTCCCGTTCTCGGGATTTCGGGTGTTGAAAAAGAATCGCACCTCAGTCTCGCCGACATCGAACGAGAACTGGTTGGCCGTCCGCATCGGCCCATTCGCGGTCGTCACCGTCGGTCCGATCGGGACATTGAGCGATCCCGGCATGATGTTGAACGTCGGTGGTGCCCACACGCCGTCCTCGAAATAGGTTGCAGCCAAGGCCGAAGTGTCCACGTCGAAACTGTATTGTTGGGCGATGTAGACGCGTCCGCGGTACTGGTCGAAGCGAACCCTCGGATGCATCACGAAGTTCTGGCTGTCCGGGAACGGCAGGTCCAGCAATGCGAACTGCGGAGAGCTGATCGTGGATCGCCACACGTGAGGTGTGCCAGCAGGCACGTCGTGCACCGCGTAGAAGACCTGCCCTGTCGCGGTGCCGGTCATGCTCCCGCCGTCGTAAAAGTCGCCCTTGCAGTACTGGTACTCGCCGAAGCCTGAGCAGTCGTCGTCGCTCAGGCAACTCTGGCCATTACTGTCGCCGACGCCGCCGGGGCACAGAATGCACTTGTGGCAGGTCGGGTGATTGAAACACTCAGCTTGCCCAAAACTGAGCCCGCCATCACCCGAGCGAGCTACGCAGGCTCCATCCACTTCACCGTTGACGAAGCCGCTCAACGTTCCGCCGCTCGCAAGGAACGGCCGGAACGAGATGGCTAGGTAGCCCATGAACACGTTGGAATTTTCGGGCTCGCTTGTCTGCGTAGTGATCGCCGGGTCGCTCCATATTGCCCACCAGCCTTGCTCCAGAGGCGGTGCCACCTTCCCGCCGTACGTGAAGCTTTGGCCCTGGTCGAGCGAGTACGACCAACCCATGAGGCTTGCGCCAGGGTGGATCGTTCGCGTCGAACTCGTGTACTCGATGTAGCCGTTCGCCTCGTTATCCGTGTCGTCGTTGTAGGCCACAACCACGGACGGCGCGAAGTCCAGGGTGCTCGAAACCGCGATTGCCGTCTCGGACTGCGGATCATCGAGCGTCGTGTCCGGGCCGCCCGTGACCCGCACGCCTTGGTCCTGGCAACCAAATGCTGCAAGCACGCCGATCGCTGGAAACGCCCGAAGAAGTGTCCGCCCCATGGGGAAAGAATCGCAGCAGCCCCTATGTCGGTCAAGATGTGGAACCGCAACTCACGCTGCGTCAGCTTTCGCGCCCGATGCCTGAGCAACTACCGGGGCCAGCGCTCGCGGCTCGCCAACGGAAATTCGGGACGGCCCGGGTCATGGTGAACGCGAGCGCTCCCGACATCGTGGCTGACGGATCCGGTGGCACACTCGCTGAGCGGCATTTTTTCGACCCGATGTACCGCGCCGCGTAATTCCTGGTCAGGATTTGGGTTTTTGGGGCAGGCGCGCCTTTTAGGGCAAAGCCAGCGCTATTGCCCCCCTGCAACTAGCAGACCAACCGATCGCAACGGCTTCATCGCTTCCCTCCTGGCCCGACGGGATTCTAGCAACGCCGCTCGCCATCGTCCATGTGGCCCGCGTTGCGGGCCATTGCGGGCTCTCGAGCTCTGCGGCCCAGTCGCCGCGGCGTCCCCCGGAAGGAGCGCACTCCGTGGAGCGCCGGCATGAAATCGATCTGTAGCCCCGCGTCGTCGTCCACCACGCGGTAGAGCTTCGACACCGGGTAGTAGGGTCGAAACACCACTGCACCAATGGCCTTGGCGAACCGCTTGAGCTTGGTCCGATTGAGCGGAGTGTCCCGGAACATGAAGTCGAAATCCAAGGTGGTGACCGGCGCACCGTGGAGCGCCGCAGCCGCGTTGCCCACGAGCACGGCGTCCAGCCGCACCGCGGCGAGAGCCTCTGCGATCCGCTCGAGCGTCGGCCGGGCATTCACGCTCGACATGGTGCCCCCGGGGCGCAGGCCTTTCAATCCGGTGCCCATCCGTGTTTCCGCCTGGTCCGTCTGACCCCCCTTGCCTCCCGAGCCCGGGGTGGTCGAAGCTCCGAGCGATGTCGCTCCGAGCTCAGCGCCTGGCAGGTTTGCTGGCCGCGCTCTGGCTCGGCCTGGCCGGCGCGGCGAGCGCTCAGGCGCCCAGCGTCGCGCCTCCCACTCCGAAGCCACCAGCGGCGCTGCCCGCGCCGAAGCCGCCGGCAGCCAAGCCGGTAGCGCAACCGCGAGACGCCGCGCTCGACGCGCCTGCCGACGCGGAGCTCGAGGCCGCGCCCAGCGCGAGCGCCGAGCCCGAGCCTGCGCCAATCGCGAGCGCCGTGCCGGAGCCGAGCGCCGCGCCGGAGCCCGAGCCGACGCCGAGCGCCGCGCCCGAGCCGAGCGCGCCTCCGAGCGCTGCGCCGCCCGCCCCGAGCGCGAGCGCCGAGGCCGGCTCCCCGGTTCGGGTGGGCGACGTCACGGTGTTCCAGCTGCTGGTGGGGCACGGAAGCCAGACCGCGAAGGCCCGCGCCGAGGCCGCGGCGGCGGCGCTGAAGGAGGC contains:
- a CDS encoding trypsin-like serine protease, with product MTATSGIVSTVAFLGINKQSVCSGTLVARDRILTAAHCLCQVDQPGVSGQVVPQGSVTLSFPQKTDADGAFNTSQAIGYRHCTCFDDASDEPLSLLECVGDGKQCTWSNPESAPRWNEPRMTTATGTNILSGSGFTSPVTFSRGVALDFERFWAWRQDLSAGAVEGHGVCTAALTSCSTHGAFFSTTAGPIVGGRDLAGDLRDAFELVTTPALAIKPLLPIGGSDDAGCPSLPCLTWVNPDLYLKDPALFDFGNELVQPTLIQMVAGNILARTLPSAGIDITTSLAADVRSLISDSSLMWLAPAEPSERVRRLSGRGAVQAVVFPRDLTDARVATVVRGASGLSLERRGGPAEQLGAASEPAPSVRARRAFGAVLSGVEEAVYVAGGVDSITGAPARSVLRYDLASGTWSSVAPNLKERPSTRVLSTAWDQERHRLFVLDLDDDRLGASKLDRVRLLSIDVHGGASKILLELPYLKLHDRLWIQWSDQGLLVYGGAKKTLRIWRFSVGDSSISLTGVHTRQGRLVGEPTMGNRDPIVAVSKNGSVEYVTVTSGLFGWCPPIGAL
- a CDS encoding transposase, which codes for MSAERRLAKAHLIANRGGLLDVGEGVWIVPSQSKAKGGYMVNTAQGTCTCADFEDWGADCKHILAVRLFQSLQHHVQPHASTDIMRPSYPQDWPAYNEAQTKEKEYFHILLRDLCAGVVSPPQNRGRPRLGLGDVVHAATTKVYTTMSGRRASTDVRECQKNGFIDDAPHHNSISHYLTMPALTPVLTALVRETALPLVSVESQFAIDSTGFGTSVYDRWYGHDYGEERRKRWLKAHAMVGTITNVVTAIRVTMGSVGDSTQLAGLVASTAENFDMHEVSADKGYLSEPNLVAIEAHGAAPFIPFKKNAVSNLPRTETWRKLWHLFWYKRDEFLKHYHRRSNVEATFGMIKKKFGGSLRSKKFQSQVNEVLCKFLCHNIVVLIHEMHELGIHPEFWQPSEGGRVLH
- a CDS encoding DUF2779 domain-containing protein, with translation MSFTDAATSAGAGARPRHPIFDKLQLSKSRFTAGLQCHKRLWLEVHEPDAPELTRTPAEQAILDRGIRVGEVARGHVPGGVLIDAPHRDRARRVRETKRAVKSGAQVLYEAAFFEGGIFVATDILEHDGGGWTLAEVKSTTKVKAAHIPDAAVQRYVLERAGLCVRRVEIMHLNRECQFPNLSNLFVRSDVTHETELALPSIPGEAKRQLKVLHGPCPNVPAGEHCHEPYECPFLPRCAPPLPNHHVSTLHRIRRTKVAELVQQGCHTIFDLPGGLVLSAVTERQRKAVVAGRMIVEPGLGAALAALEPPVAYLDFETVALAIPVWKGCRPYDAVPVQFSVHFEDGQHHEWIADGPADPREKLAAALVHAVRGAKRIAAYNSPFERRCIEHLRDNLPRTAKALEGVIARLVDVLPIVRDHVYHPDFGGSFSLKRVFPALLGRDGYAELEIADGGTASVELERLMFDLELTESSRSKAKASLLEYCSLDAMPLVDLVECLRALGGPVGIPPHIDHGQQEKE
- a CDS encoding helix-turn-helix transcriptional regulator, giving the protein MEKPSQVIRDVGRKIREFRMRRGWTQEQAAEKLGIALRNFQAMERGKQNLTLKTMVRLARLLGVLTRDLLDDPVSRAVPRGRPPARGSSRRR